The Pelmatolapia mariae isolate MD_Pm_ZW linkage group LG10_11, Pm_UMD_F_2, whole genome shotgun sequence genome includes a region encoding these proteins:
- the tmem120aa gene encoding ion channel TACAN — MPEGKMLFSPAGLSECLREWEDLEKDYQRIQDTHRLYKQKLEEVTKLQDSCSNAIARQRKKLKELTVSLEECKSNSSTAKLSPEEEDAIAEIEDSIKDKSHTFFEMEAFLPKRNGLYLNLVLGNVNVTLLNKQSKFAYKDEYEKFKLVLTVILFVFSFTCRFLLSYRVLDALFNFLLVWYYCTLTIRESILISNGSRIKGWWVFHHYVSTFLSGVMLTWPEGALYQMFRNQFLSYCLYQSFIQFLQYYYQSGCLYRLRALGERHNMDLTVEGFQSWMWRGLTFLLPFLFFYHFWQLYNSITLFRMFQLPECKEWQVFMCGCSYLVLFMGNVFTTLAVVYQKYMNNQDKSKNV; from the exons ATGCCAGAGGGAAAAATGTTGTTCAGTCCAGCTGGTTTATCTGAGTGCTTACGCGAATGGGAGGATTTAGAGAAGGACTACCAAAGGATTCAG GACACCCATCGTCTATATAAACAGAAACTTGAGGAAGTGACCAAACTGCAAGACAGCTGCTCGAACGCTATCGCACGTCAGAGGAAGAAACTGAAAGAGCTCACTGTGTCCCTAGAAGA ATGCAAATCAAATTCTTCGACAGCCAAATTAAGTCCAGAGGAGGAGGATGCCATCGCAGAAATCGAGGACTCCATCAAAGACAAATCACATACTTTCTTTGAGATGGAAGCATTTCTCCCCAAGAGGAATGG GTTATATCTCAATCTTGTTTTAGGAAATGTCAATGTAACACTCCTCAACAAACAGTCAAA ATTTGCCTACAAAGACGAATATGAGAAGTTCAAACTGGTCCTCACCGTCATCCTCTTTGTATTCTCTTTTACGTGTCGCTTTTTGTTAAGCTACAG agTCCTAGACGCCCTGTTCAACTTCCTGTTGGTGTGGTACTACTGCACTCTCACCATTCGGGAGAGTATCCTCATCAGCAACGGCTCTAG GATCAAAGGCTGGTGGGTTTTCCATCACTATGTGTCAACCTTCTTGTCTGGAGTCATGCTCACTTG GCCTGAAGGTGCTCTCTACCAGATGTTTAGGAACCAGTTTCTAAGTTACTGCTTATACCAAA gttttattCAGTTCCTCCAGTACTACTACCAAAGTGGCTGTTTGTACAGACTCAGAGCACTGGGAGAGAGACATAATATGGACCTTACAGTGG AAGGTTTCCAGTCCTGGATGTGGAGAGGCTTGACCTTCCTCCTgccctttttgttcttttatcaT TTTTGGCAGCTTTACAACAGCATAACACTCTTCAGGATGTTTCAGCTCCCAGAATGTAAAGAGTGGCAG GTTTTCATGTGCGGCTGCTCTTACTTGGTCCTCTTCATGGGAAACGTCTTCACCACGCTGGCAGTGGTTTACCAGAAATACATGAACAACCAGGACAAGTCTAAAAACGTGTAA